The Candidatus Latescibacter sp. genome contains the following window.
GCGTGTATTGTTGTAGTAGCTGTGGTAATGTGGGAAAACGTGAAACGTTTTTCCAAGTAACTGTTGGAAAGTCAAAGACTTTTCAATGGTTACGTCATTTCCACAGCTTTCTCATTTTTTCATATTATTTTTGACAGTACCCCCATACATATAAGGAGAGGATGTATGAAAAGACGTTCGTTTTTCACCCGGTCGGCGGGGACTGCGGCTGTGGCCGGAATGGGGATGGTATCGGTAAAGAACGCCGAATCAGCCCCTGCGTCGGCTTCCGTTACCGATAACGGCAAGCTTGGCGGAATGACTCTGAAGCAGATTCTGGACCAGTACCGGTATGATCTTTTCACTGATTTTCTTCCCTTCATGGACAAGTATGTGATAGACCATGAGCTGGGCGGATTCATGTGCACTGTCGACCGTGACGGCGCCCAGATTTCCTCCGAAAAGTCGGCGTGGTATGAGGGAAGAGGAATATGGACCTATTCCTATCTCTACAACAAAGTGGATCCCAATCCCAAATATCTGGAAGCGGCCCGCAAATCCGTCGAATTTGTCATGAAGATTATGCCTTCCGGCGATAATCCCTGGCCGCGCGCATTCAAAAAGGATGGGACTCCCCTCTCCGGCAAACCCGACATTTACGGCGACCTTTTCATCGCCAACGGGCTCCAGGAATTCTCCAAGTCCAAAGGGAACGAAAAGTACTGGGACATGGCAAAAGAGATTCTCTTCCGGCGGATGAAAGATTTCGACAGCCCCGATTACGACTATGTTGTAACCTATGCAGTACCCCAGGGAGCGCCCCCTCCCCTTACAGCTCCCAGCGTGCTCGGCCACTGGATGGTGATTATCGATCTGACCACCCAGATGCTGGAAATGAAATCCGACCCTCAGGTGGAAGCCCTTGCCAGCCGTGCGGTGGATGCTATCATGAACAAGCATTTCAATCCTGATTTCGCCCTCCAGAACGAAGTTCTCAACCACGATATGAGCCGTAATAAAGAATATGCCCAGTTTTCCTACACCGGCCATGCCATCGAAACATTCTGGATGGTGCTGCATGAGGCTGTGCGGAGAAAGGATAAGGCGCTCTTCGACCTGACCGCCGAACGTCTCAGACGGCATATAGAGGTGGCATGGGACAATGTCTACGGCGGAGCATTCCGCGCTCTGTACGATGTGGACAAGAACATCTGGGCGCTGGACAAGGTGACCTGGCTTCAGGAGGAAATTCTCATCGGAACCCTGCTCTTGTGCGAGCACACCGGCGCCCAGTGGGCCAAAGACTGGTTCGGGAAAGCATACAAGTACGCTTTGGAGAAGCTGACGCTCAAACAGTACGGTTTCCCGCTCTGGGTGGTAGGAGGCGACCGCAAGGTGACTTTTGTCCGTAAGACCAGCCGCTGCGAGCATTTTCACCACCCGCGCCACCTGATGAAGAATATCCTCGCACTGGACGCGATGATAAAAAGAAACGGCAGGGTATCGGGACTTTTCGGATAACATGGTTTGCTAATTTTTTAGATCCTGAAACGAGTTCAGGATGACACGTGTCATGCCGAACTTGTTTCGGCATCTAATTTAATAAAGAGGCGCAAAGCGAAAAACAGGAGATGTTTATGAAACGACGTTCTTTTTTGGGGGCTTCAGCCGTAGCGGCGGCATCCGGCATCGGCGTACTACCTGCGCGCGAGGCTCATTCCGCAGTAAAGCCGGCCTCGGCCACCTACAATGGCAAGCTCGCCGGATATACACTCGAGGAGCTCCGCAAGCTCTACCGGTACGACCTGTTCGAGGATTATATCCCTTTCCACGACAAGTATGTGGTCGATCATGATCTGGGCGGTTTCATGGTGACGGTTGACCGCGACGGCGCCCAGATCAGCTCTGACAAGGGCACATGGTATCTCGGCCGGGGTATCTTTACCTATTCCTTACTCTGCAACAAGGTGGATAATAATCCCAAAAATATGGAAGCCGCCCGTAAGGCGGTGGAGTTCACCCTCGCGCGGAAACCTTCCGGCGAAGCGTTCTGGCCGGCGACCTTCTCAAAAGACGGCAAGCCCATCGCGCCTCCGGAAACACGCTTCTACGGCGACATGTTCATCGCCATCGGCCTGGCTGAGTTTTCCAAATCTCCGGGCAACGAGAAATATTGGGACATCGCCAAGGAGATTATCCTCAAATGCGTGCGGGTCTATGACCGCGACGATTATCCCCCGGAAACGCTCGGCAAGGGCGGCCCTACGGTGAATGCCCCGCGCATCCAGGGACACTGGATGGTTCTCATTAACACCATCAACACGATGCTCGAAAAACGCTACGACCCGGAGATGGAGGCGCTCATCAACCGCGCTCTCGACGCCGAGATGAACAAGCATTACAATCCCGCGTACCAGCTCAACAACGAAGTGCTCAACCATGACCTCTCGCGCCCGGACAACGATTACAACCAGTACGTGGTCACCGGACATTCCATCGAAACGATGTGGATGGTCATGTACGAAGCGCTGCGCCGCAAGGACAAGAAGCTTTTCGATACCGCCGCCGAGCGCTTCCGCCGTCATGTCGATGTGGCCTGGGATCATGTCTATGGCGGGGCGTACCACACCCTCACCCATGTGGACAATAATATCTGGGTTGTCGGGAAGGCTCAGTGGCTCCAGGCGGAGATTCTCATCGGCTCGCTCTGCATCGTGGAGCATACCGGCGCGGAGTGGGCGAAGGATCTCTTCTCGAAAACCTATACCTATATCCGTGACAAGTGGGTGCTCAAGCAGTACGGGTTCCCGCTCTGGATCGATTACGCCGACCGGAAGGTGACATTCCAGCGCCACGCCAGCCGGGCGGAGAACTTCCATCACCCGCGCCATCTCATACTCAATCTGCTCGCAATCGAGCGTATGATCAAGCGGGGCGGAAAGGTGTCGGGTGTGTGGGGATAAGGAGAAATTTATACCGCCTTTTCCATCGGCTTTACCTGCAACTCGATGGGAAAGCAAATAGATCCTGAAACGAGTTCAGGATAACACGTGTCATGCCGAACTTGTTTCGGCATCTATACCTCACTATCGCCAGTGTCATGCCGAACTTGTTTCGGCATCTATACCATTTCCCTCTTGCTGTTACCGCACGCCCTTCGTATTTTGCTCAGAACGACAGAAAACCGTTTTGGTAAGGACTACCATGAAACGAAGGCGCTTCATAACCTCTGCAGCCGGAGCGGGCGCGGCGGTTTCACTTTCCGGAACAGCCTCCGCCGCTGCTCAGGCTGCAAAAGTAACCGACTCTTCCGGCAAGCTCGCCGGATACACCCTCGATGAACTTCACAGGCTCTACCACTATGACCTTTTCGATGATTTCCTCCCGTTCCACGACAAGTATGTAATAGACCACCAGTACGGCGGCTATATGGTTACCGTAGACCGTGACGGAACCAGGATCAGCGATGAAAAAGCCGCCCGATACTTAGGTCGGGGAATCTGGACTTATTCGTTCCTCTACAACCGCCTGGACAAGAATCCGAAGCACATGGAGGAATTGAAGCGCACGGTGGCGTTCACACTCAAGAACAAACCGGAAGGCGCCGCTCTCTGGCCGGAGGTATACTCCCGCGAGGGAAAACCGATCAAAGGGCCGACCAACCGGGTGTATGAAGACCTGTTCATCGCCAACGGTCTGGCCGAGTTTGCCAAGGCTGCCGGAGATGATACTTATTGGAACATTGCCAAAGACCTCCTGGTCAAGAGCATGAAAATCTACGACAGCCCGGATTACCCGCCCGCCGGAACCGATTTCTTCACCGGCGTCGAGGGGATCAGCGTACCCGGCCCCCGCATCCAGGGGCACTGGATGTGCCTCCTGGACCAGGCTACCACCATGCTCGAATACAAATCCGATTCCTTCGTGCAGGAGATCGCCGACCGCGCCCTTGACGCCATCATGAACCGTCATTTTAACCCGGAATACCGCCTAAACGACGAGGTGATAAACCACGATCTCTCGCGGGTGGACAACAAGCTGGCGCACTATATCGATTTCGGCCATAACACCGAAACCGCCTGGATGGTGATGTATGAGGCCGCCCGGCGCAGGGACAGGCGGCTTTTCGACACTGCGGCCGAGCGCCTGCGCCGGTTCTTCGAGGTGGCCTGGGATGAAGTGTACGGCGGGCTGTTCCACACGCTGAAAAATGTGGACGACAATGTCTGGGAAACATTCAAGGCTCAGTATCTGCAAGGGGAAATGCTGGTCGGGCTTCTCTTTGTCATCGAGCACACCGGGGCGCAGTGGGCGAAAGAGTACTTCTCGCGGCTCTATACCTATGTCCGGGCGAAATTCCCCCTCAAACAGTATGGCTTTCCCCTCTGGATTGATTACGCCGACAGGAAGGTGACCTTCGAGCGTCACGCCAGCCGCGCCGAAAACTTCCACCATCCGCGCCATCTCATGCGGAATCTGCTGGTCATCGAGCGGATGATCAGGCGTGATGGTAAAATTTCGGAGAGTTTCTCATGAAACGACGGACATTTTTCCCGGCAGCAGCCGGAACCGGCGTTCTCGCCGCGGGTATACCATTTTCCTGCAAACTGGCGGCGAAATCCACCAGTCCGGTGAGAATCACCGACATCGAAGGCATGAGTCTCGATGCGCTGCACAAAGAGCTGCATTCCGAACTCTTCGATATCTTCCTCCCTCTCATGGACAGGTGGGTGATCGACCGCGAATACGGAGGGTTCATGTGCAACGCCCGCTGCGACGGTGTTCACACCAACATGAACAAGCGGACGTGGTACGAGGGACGCGGGATATGGGTCTACTCCTTCCTCTACAACACGATCGATCGCAACCCGAAACACCTTGAAGTGGCCCGTAAATCAGTGGAATTCATCCTGAAAACCACTCCGCCGAAAAACACCCTCTGGGGCGCATGGTTCACCCGTGAGGGGAAACAGATCGGCGGGCCGGACACCGACATCTACAGCGACATCTTTGTCGCAGAAGGCTTGCAGGAGTTTGCGGTGGCCGCGAACCAAATGTGGTGCCTCGATGCGGCAAAAACGATAGTGCTCAAGATAATGGATATTTACGACAACAGCCCCGATTACCAGACTGTCATTTCAGGCACAATGGCCGCAGGAGGTGCAAAACTTCCTCAGGGCGCGAGAATTCTGGGGCATTGGATGCTGACCTTCCGGCTCATCTTTCAGATGCTCCAGAAACGCCTCGACCCGCAGCTCGAGGAGATAGCCGCCCGGTGCCAGGACGCGTTCATGAACAAACATTACAACCCCGAATACGGACTTTTCAACGAATACCGCAATCATGATTTCTCTCCCATACAGGATGAAAGATTCCGCGACTACTGTGTCGGCCACGGCCATGAAGGGCTCTGGATGGTCATGGAAAAGGCGGTCCAGGATAAGGATAAAAAGTTGTTCGATACCTGTGCGGAGCGGCTGAAAAGGATGATCGAGGTATTTTGGGACGACGTGTATGGAGGCGAGTTCCAGATACTTACGAATGTGGATAAAAATCAGTGGGAAATGTCCAAAACGTTATGGCTCCATACGGAAATCCTCATCGGAACCATGATGGTCATCGAGCATACCGGGGCTGACTGGGCGAAATTCTGGTTCGCACGGAACCAGCGCTATATCCGCGACAAGCTCGACCTGAGAAATTACGGCTACCAGGGATGGATGCTCTTCCCGGACCGCAAAGCCACCTTCGACCCGAACTACGACCGTATCTGCAACTTCCATAAGCCAAGGCAGCTCATGCTGAACCTTCTGGCGATAGAGCGGATACAGAAACAGGGAGGGAAGATTTCAGGGATATTTGGGTAAAGAAAGAAAAAACAATAGCAGACAGGATTAACATGATTAACAAGATTTGAAATTAAAAGAAAAAAAATTTATTCTTGTAAATCTTGTAAATCATGTCTAATTTCTTTTTCTTTACAAATATAAAAATAGAAAGAAAAAACTATGAGCACACCTTCCACCCTTGCGGGCATGACCCTGGAAGAACTCCGCGACAGATACCGCCATGATTTGTATGAAGAGTATCTGCCCTTTGTTGACCGCTGCGTGATCGATCGCAAGTACGGCGGCTTTCTCTGCCATGCTGCTCCGGACGGAATCCATGTCAACACGGAAAAACGCGCCTGGTATGAAGGCCGCGGCATCTGGATTTATTCCTACCTCCATAACAAGATGGGTCGTGACCCCGGCCATCTTGAAATTGCCGCCAAATCTGCGGAATTTACCCTCCGGCTCAAACCGGAGGGAGACGCTTTCTGGCCGGCCTCCTTTACCCGTGTGGGGCAGCCGCTCACCGAAGGTGAAATCTACGGCGACCTGTTTATCGCTCTGGGCCTGCAGGAATTGTCCAAGGCCCCCGGGCTGGAAAAGTATTGGGACGAGGCCAAAGGCATCCTCATGAAATGCCTGCGGATGTTCGACAGCCCGGATTACCCCGGAAAATCCTTCCGCCCGGAGCTGCCGGATATAACCGCACCCCGGATGCTGGGGCACTGGATGATCATGATCCGGATCGCCTCCCAGATGCTAGAATCACGGCCTGATTCCGAATTGGAATCCCTTGCCGACCGGTGCGTTGACGCCGTCATAAACCGTCACTTCAACCCCCGTTTCCGTCTGGTGAACGAAGTACTGAACCATGATTTCTCCCGTCCGGATAACGAGTACGAACGGTGGTCCTACCTCGGCCACGCCCTTGAAGTGCACTGGTTTATCCTTGACGAGGCTCTGCGCCGCAGGGACAAGCAGCTTTTCGATACAGTGGCCGAACGATTCTCCCGGCACCTGCAAGTGGCTTGGGACCCTGTATTTGGCGGCGTATTTCGTTCGCTCGATGATGTTTACGAATATACCTGGATGCTGGATAAGATACTCCTCTTTCACTGCGAGATACTTATCGGCCTCATCATGCTTGTGGAACATACCGGCTCGCCCTGGGCGCTGGAATGGTACGACCGGGCCTATCACTATATGAAAAATACTTTCGATGCCCGCGCTCACGGCTATAATCCCTGGTATACTGTCCCCGATCGCATCGATACCTCCAAAATGAAGGATGAGCGTGTAGATAACTACCACTATCCGCAGCACCTCATGCTCAACCTGCAGGCGCTCGAACGGATGATTCAAAGGAAAGGAACATCATGAAACGACGCATCTTTTTCGGCGCTTCGGCAGGAGCCACCGCACTGCTCGCCGGAACCGACGTTGACGAAGTTTCTGCCGCAGGCGCCTCCCCGTTGAAAATCGCCGGGAGAACGCTCCCGGAGCTCCGGGAGGAGCACCGCTACTGGCTGTTCGACGATTTCCTGCCGTTCATGGACAAGTATGTGATAGACCATGAGCTGGGCGGGTTCATGTGCACAGCGGACCGCGACGGCAGGCAGATTTCTTCCGACAAACGCGGCTGGTACGAAGGGCGCGGCATCTGGGTATATTCGTACCTCTATAACAAACTTGCGAAGGAGCAGAAATACCTCGATGTAGCGGACAAATCGGTAAAATTCATCATGAAATACAAACCCTCCGGGGACAACCTCTGGCCTGAATACTACAAACGCGACGGCACGAACGACGGCAGGACGGACACCCGTCTCTACGGCGACCTTTTTATTGCGCTCGGCCTCCAGGAATACTCGAAAGCGACCGGGGACAGCCAGTACTGGAATCTCGCCAAAGACACCATCCTCAAGGATGTACGGCTCTACGACCGCCCGGATTATGAAAAGGACGGCCAGCGGGTTTCGGGAGTCTGGATGTGTCTCATCAATACCATTTCCGGCGCGCTTGAAAACAAACTTGACGGGGATCTCGAAAAAGTATTGGACCGCTCCATCGACGCAATTTTCAACTACCACTATAATCCCGAATTCCAGCTCAATAACGAAACCCTCAACCACGATCTCTCCCGTAACGCTGAGACAGCCCGGGACGCCTTCCTCGGACATCCCATCGAGACCTTCTGGATGATCATGTACGAAGCAGTCCGCCGCAAGGACAAAAAGCTCTTCGCCACCGCCTCCGAGCGTTTCCGCCGCCATGTGGAGGTTGCATGGGATAATGTCTACGGGGGCGTGTTTGAAGGTCTCGATAATGTTGACGAGAACCGCTTTTCGCTGCGCAAGGTGCTCTGGGAGCAGGGAGAGGTCCTCGTAGGCTCGCTCTGTATCTATGAGCACACCGGAGCGCCCTGGGCGCTGGAGTTGTACGAGCGTATGTACACCTACGTCATGGAGAAATTCCCGCTCAAGAAGTACGGCTATCCCCTGTGGATTGAATGGGGCGACCGCAAGGTAACCTTCCAGCCGCATGCCAGCCGGGTGGAGCATTTCCACCACCCGCGTCACCTCATGCTGAACATGCTCGCCCTCGACCGTATGATCAAGCGCGGCGGGAGATCATCGGGGATGATGGGATAATGAATTTAGATCCTGAAACCAGTTCAGGGTGACACGTGTCATGCCGAACTTGTTTCGGCATCTAATATACTTTCCGAATTTAAACAGTTACCGTCATACATACCATGTCTGAACCATCAAAAAGGAGGAAAGAACCATGAAGCGAAGATCATTTCTGGGAACGACAATCGGAACCGGTGTCGCGGCTGCAGGGCTGGCCGGATGCGGAAAAGCAACGACGTCTTCTTCGAACCGGGTGACCGGGCCGGATGGCAAAATGGCAGGAAAAACTCTGGAGGAACTCCGTGAGGAGCACCGGTACTGGCTCTTCGATGATTTCCTCCCGTTCATGGACAAATTTGTGATCGACCATCAGCTTGGCGGATTCATGTGCACAGTCGACCGCGACGGCACCCAGATCGACTCGAACAAGCGCACCTGGTACGAAGGACGGGGCATCTGGGCGTACTCCTACCTTTACAACAAGATCAAGCAGGACCCGAAATACCTTGAAGTGGCTAAAAAATCCGTGGAATTCATCGAAAAGCAGAATCCCCTGGGGAAAGAGCTCATGCCGGCCGGATACACGAAGGAAGGCAAGCCGCTCCAGGATGCGCCCGATCCGATTTTCTACGGCGATGTGTTTGTGGCCAACGGTTTCCAGGAGTATTCCAAAATCAAGGGGAATGAGAAATATTGGGATATGGCCAAACAGATACTCCTCAAGTGCGTGGATATTTATGACAACCGCCCCGGTTACGGCGACCTTCCTCCCGGCGCCAGACGCAGCATGACGGCGCGGACCGGAACCGGTCAGGGCCAGGGTGCAGGCAGGGGCGGCAGGGGCGGAACACAGGGAACAAGGCCCGCCGGAGCGCCCGGAGCTGCCGGAGCGCGAACTGCTGCCGGAGCTGCCGCCGCAGCAGCAAGACCTTCCCGCGGTTCCATGCAGGCAGTCCCCGCTGATGAAAACATGCCCGGGGTTGAACGCCCCAGATTCTGCGGGCACTGGATGGTTCTTCTCAACTGCGCCCAGCAGATGCTCGAGAACCGCGCGGACGCAGAAGTCGCGGCCATCGCCGACCGGAGCGTCAAAGCGGTCATGGATCATCATTACAACCCCGACTACGGGCTCATCAATGAGAACCTGAACCACGACCTCTCGCGCATCAAGAGCGATAACTACGGGCAGACCTGCATCGGCCACGGCCCGGAAACCCTCTGGATGATCCTTTACGATGCGGTCCGGACGAAGGACAAGGCGCTCTTCGACCGTGCGGCCGGATACCTTCAGCGCTCCGCAGATGTCTTCTGGGACGATGTCTACGGCGGCATGTTTGCCGGGCTGGACAATGTCGAACAGAATGTCTGGAGTGTTGGCCAGAAATCGGAATGGCTCCAGGGGGAAGTGCTTATCGGGACGCTCTGCGTGGTCGAGCACACCGGGGCGCAGTGGGCGAAAGACTGGTACGAAAAGCTCCATACCTATGTGATGCAGAAATTCCCGCTCAAGCAATACGGATTCCCGCTCTGGATAGCCTACGCAGACCGGAAGATAACGTTTGTACAGCATTACAGCCGCTGCGAGCATTTCCATCACCCGCGCTACCTCATGCAGAATATGCTGGCTCTTGACCGCATGATCAAGCGGGGCGGAAAGACATCAGGGTTATTTGAATGAAATTCCCGCTTTTTCTAAACTCACCTCTTGGTCTCCTCTCTATTCTATAGAGGAGATAACTCGTTGCGAGCCTTCTAGTTCCCCCTCTATAGGAGAGGGGGTCAGGGGGTGAGTTTCGGCGGAAAAAGAAAAGGACAGGCATTTAAACTTTTTCACAAATCTTTAAGAACGAGGTAATCTACCCGTGCGTATGAAAATTCTTTTCTGTTTCAGCCTTGCCGGGGCGGCTTTTTTTACCGGAGCGGCATCCGGTGAACCGGTGAAAGTGAAATTCAGCCTGGGCGCCGCCGCCCTGGAAGAACGGGGCCAGCTCCAGCAGGTGCGCTATAACCGGCTCGAACAGGCGTTCAAACTCGACGACATGCTCCTGGTCGAGGACGACGCCCCGGCCATCGGCATGCCGCAGGGCGCAAAGGACCGCTCCTGGTTTGAAAAGCTCCGGCGCGGAGTCATGGCCAGGAAGGACCTGGTGCTCGATGATCCCCGGGCTTTCGCCGGGTACCTGGTGTTCAACGGGCTCGAAATGAGCGGCAACGAAGAGCCCCTGCACATCAGCATCAACGGGAAACAGTTTCTCCGCCTGCCGACAAAATACGTCTTCCCTCTTGCCAGGGAGTATTACACCCGCGAATGGACGAATGGCGCCGATTTCGACAACTGGTTCCGGGTCGAAATCCCCTCCGGTACGCTGCGCAAGGGGGTCAACGAGATCATCCTCTGGGCCGAGTCGGAGAAACCGGGCTGGGAGATCATGGTCGCCTCCGAGGTTGAATATAAACGCGGGTCGGAGACGCGGCTCCATCATCCCAACCGGAGCGCCAAAAGCCATGACGGCGGCAAGACCTGGGATTTCGACAAGCTCGGCTGGAAGGACGAGATCGACGGCGAATACTGCATCCGCCTGAGCCTGGACCGGTTTGTACCGGAAGGCGCATATATCTCTCCGGTCATCGATCTGGCCGAAGAGCAGGGAAAGGCCGGGATAAAGAAATCCCTGAATCTTCACGACTGCCGGGTTCTCTGGGATATGGACATCCCGGAGGGAACGGAAGCGGTAGTCTCCGCGCGCCTGGGCCGTAATCCGGTCCATTCTGCGGAAGGCTGGTCTTCCTATGAGCCGGTAAAGAATTTCTCACGGGTATGGAAAAACCCTTCCGGGAGATACCTCCAGTTCAAAGTGACCATGAAAACGTCCAATCCGCTGGCGACGCCCGTTCTCAAAGGAGTCACGGTCGAAACCACGGCGGAGGAAGTCCCCGTCAAGGCCGGTGGGTTCCATCGTCTCGTGGAATTCAGGAACGGCCGGGTGATCCGTCCCTCGGTTCCGTTTGCCCACGAGGATTTCCTGAAGCTGAAAGATGTCCGTGAGAAGTTCGAGTTGGACAAGGTAATTGCGGGCGCCCGCACCGAATTCGAGGCGCAGCTCAAGCTCATGCGCTGGGCGTACGAAATACCCATCAAGGGCCTTGACCGTTATGCCTGGAGATACTCCGATCTCGCCCAACTCAAGAAGGACGACAAGGGGAATATCGTCTACGACCGTGATTTCGAATCCAAAGGCCGCCGCAGGGTGGGACATTGTCTCTACTGCAATCTGACCCTGATCGAGGCGTATCTGGCAATGGGTTATCCCGCCCGCTGGGTGAATATCGCCACCATGAGCACGTATGGCCATGAGGTGGTCGAAGTCTGGTCCAACGACCTCAACAAATGGGTTTTCATGGACGCCACCCGCGATTACTACATCTATGACCCCGATACCGGCATCCCCATGAACCTCGTCGAGGTAAACGACCGCCTGCGGGAGATATTAACCCGCCCGGTGACCTGGGAAGACCCCCTCAAAGCGCAGGTGCCGAACGACTCCCTGGCTTACAAGGTACGGGTCGCCTACCGTGAGGGGAACAACAAATTCTCCATCCGCGATATTACCCAGGGGCCGGAGCTTCTCCTCATGAAAGGGCACCTGAGCATGGTACTGCGGAACGATTTCGCCAGCCGTCCGACTCCGGTGCCCTGGCGCATCTCCAGCAACTGGGGCGGGCCTCTCTTCTATGGCTACTTCAACGATACCTTTCCCCGGAAACGTGAGTATGCTCTCCATACCGACC
Protein-coding sequences here:
- a CDS encoding AGE family epimerase/isomerase; this encodes MKRRSFFTRSAGTAAVAGMGMVSVKNAESAPASASVTDNGKLGGMTLKQILDQYRYDLFTDFLPFMDKYVIDHELGGFMCTVDRDGAQISSEKSAWYEGRGIWTYSYLYNKVDPNPKYLEAARKSVEFVMKIMPSGDNPWPRAFKKDGTPLSGKPDIYGDLFIANGLQEFSKSKGNEKYWDMAKEILFRRMKDFDSPDYDYVVTYAVPQGAPPPLTAPSVLGHWMVIIDLTTQMLEMKSDPQVEALASRAVDAIMNKHFNPDFALQNEVLNHDMSRNKEYAQFSYTGHAIETFWMVLHEAVRRKDKALFDLTAERLRRHIEVAWDNVYGGAFRALYDVDKNIWALDKVTWLQEEILIGTLLLCEHTGAQWAKDWFGKAYKYALEKLTLKQYGFPLWVVGGDRKVTFVRKTSRCEHFHHPRHLMKNILALDAMIKRNGRVSGLFG
- a CDS encoding AGE family epimerase/isomerase; the protein is MKRRSFLGASAVAAASGIGVLPAREAHSAVKPASATYNGKLAGYTLEELRKLYRYDLFEDYIPFHDKYVVDHDLGGFMVTVDRDGAQISSDKGTWYLGRGIFTYSLLCNKVDNNPKNMEAARKAVEFTLARKPSGEAFWPATFSKDGKPIAPPETRFYGDMFIAIGLAEFSKSPGNEKYWDIAKEIILKCVRVYDRDDYPPETLGKGGPTVNAPRIQGHWMVLINTINTMLEKRYDPEMEALINRALDAEMNKHYNPAYQLNNEVLNHDLSRPDNDYNQYVVTGHSIETMWMVMYEALRRKDKKLFDTAAERFRRHVDVAWDHVYGGAYHTLTHVDNNIWVVGKAQWLQAEILIGSLCIVEHTGAEWAKDLFSKTYTYIRDKWVLKQYGFPLWIDYADRKVTFQRHASRAENFHHPRHLILNLLAIERMIKRGGKVSGVWG
- a CDS encoding AGE family epimerase/isomerase; this encodes MKRRRFITSAAGAGAAVSLSGTASAAAQAAKVTDSSGKLAGYTLDELHRLYHYDLFDDFLPFHDKYVIDHQYGGYMVTVDRDGTRISDEKAARYLGRGIWTYSFLYNRLDKNPKHMEELKRTVAFTLKNKPEGAALWPEVYSREGKPIKGPTNRVYEDLFIANGLAEFAKAAGDDTYWNIAKDLLVKSMKIYDSPDYPPAGTDFFTGVEGISVPGPRIQGHWMCLLDQATTMLEYKSDSFVQEIADRALDAIMNRHFNPEYRLNDEVINHDLSRVDNKLAHYIDFGHNTETAWMVMYEAARRRDRRLFDTAAERLRRFFEVAWDEVYGGLFHTLKNVDDNVWETFKAQYLQGEMLVGLLFVIEHTGAQWAKEYFSRLYTYVRAKFPLKQYGFPLWIDYADRKVTFERHASRAENFHHPRHLMRNLLVIERMIRRDGKISESFS
- a CDS encoding AGE family epimerase/isomerase, which produces MKRRTFFPAAAGTGVLAAGIPFSCKLAAKSTSPVRITDIEGMSLDALHKELHSELFDIFLPLMDRWVIDREYGGFMCNARCDGVHTNMNKRTWYEGRGIWVYSFLYNTIDRNPKHLEVARKSVEFILKTTPPKNTLWGAWFTREGKQIGGPDTDIYSDIFVAEGLQEFAVAANQMWCLDAAKTIVLKIMDIYDNSPDYQTVISGTMAAGGAKLPQGARILGHWMLTFRLIFQMLQKRLDPQLEEIAARCQDAFMNKHYNPEYGLFNEYRNHDFSPIQDERFRDYCVGHGHEGLWMVMEKAVQDKDKKLFDTCAERLKRMIEVFWDDVYGGEFQILTNVDKNQWEMSKTLWLHTEILIGTMMVIEHTGADWAKFWFARNQRYIRDKLDLRNYGYQGWMLFPDRKATFDPNYDRICNFHKPRQLMLNLLAIERIQKQGGKISGIFG
- a CDS encoding AGE family epimerase/isomerase, yielding MSTPSTLAGMTLEELRDRYRHDLYEEYLPFVDRCVIDRKYGGFLCHAAPDGIHVNTEKRAWYEGRGIWIYSYLHNKMGRDPGHLEIAAKSAEFTLRLKPEGDAFWPASFTRVGQPLTEGEIYGDLFIALGLQELSKAPGLEKYWDEAKGILMKCLRMFDSPDYPGKSFRPELPDITAPRMLGHWMIMIRIASQMLESRPDSELESLADRCVDAVINRHFNPRFRLVNEVLNHDFSRPDNEYERWSYLGHALEVHWFILDEALRRRDKQLFDTVAERFSRHLQVAWDPVFGGVFRSLDDVYEYTWMLDKILLFHCEILIGLIMLVEHTGSPWALEWYDRAYHYMKNTFDARAHGYNPWYTVPDRIDTSKMKDERVDNYHYPQHLMLNLQALERMIQRKGTS
- a CDS encoding AGE family epimerase/isomerase; this translates as MKRRIFFGASAGATALLAGTDVDEVSAAGASPLKIAGRTLPELREEHRYWLFDDFLPFMDKYVIDHELGGFMCTADRDGRQISSDKRGWYEGRGIWVYSYLYNKLAKEQKYLDVADKSVKFIMKYKPSGDNLWPEYYKRDGTNDGRTDTRLYGDLFIALGLQEYSKATGDSQYWNLAKDTILKDVRLYDRPDYEKDGQRVSGVWMCLINTISGALENKLDGDLEKVLDRSIDAIFNYHYNPEFQLNNETLNHDLSRNAETARDAFLGHPIETFWMIMYEAVRRKDKKLFATASERFRRHVEVAWDNVYGGVFEGLDNVDENRFSLRKVLWEQGEVLVGSLCIYEHTGAPWALELYERMYTYVMEKFPLKKYGYPLWIEWGDRKVTFQPHASRVEHFHHPRHLMLNMLALDRMIKRGGRSSGMMG
- a CDS encoding AGE family epimerase/isomerase, with the protein product MKRRSFLGTTIGTGVAAAGLAGCGKATTSSSNRVTGPDGKMAGKTLEELREEHRYWLFDDFLPFMDKFVIDHQLGGFMCTVDRDGTQIDSNKRTWYEGRGIWAYSYLYNKIKQDPKYLEVAKKSVEFIEKQNPLGKELMPAGYTKEGKPLQDAPDPIFYGDVFVANGFQEYSKIKGNEKYWDMAKQILLKCVDIYDNRPGYGDLPPGARRSMTARTGTGQGQGAGRGGRGGTQGTRPAGAPGAAGARTAAGAAAAAARPSRGSMQAVPADENMPGVERPRFCGHWMVLLNCAQQMLENRADAEVAAIADRSVKAVMDHHYNPDYGLINENLNHDLSRIKSDNYGQTCIGHGPETLWMILYDAVRTKDKALFDRAAGYLQRSADVFWDDVYGGMFAGLDNVEQNVWSVGQKSEWLQGEVLIGTLCVVEHTGAQWAKDWYEKLHTYVMQKFPLKQYGFPLWIAYADRKITFVQHYSRCEHFHHPRYLMQNMLALDRMIKRGGKTSGLFE